CTCGGTGGCGCGGTGCACCAGCACCGCCCGTGGCGCGAGACTCATCTCTGCTCCCCGTCGGCCCGGCCGAGCTTGGCCAGCAGGCCGGTGAGGACATCGGGGGAGAGGGTGAGGCTGTCGATGCGCGGCAGGTTCTCGGCGGCACGGGTCGCGGCCAGCGCGTGCAGAGTGGCGGCGTCCACCTCGCCGTGCACCCGTAGCCAGGCGGCCTGTGCCTGAGCCCGCGCCTGCCCGACCTCGCGTGCCGCCTCGGCCTCGGCCTTGGCCAGCCGTACCGTGCGCGCGGCCTCAGCCTCGGCCCTTACGGCGTCCGCCGCGGCGTTCTCCTCGGCCTCGCGGCGGGCGTTGGTGCCGTGCTGCTCGACCAACTGCTCCTCACGGCGGGCCAGTTCGATCCGGCTCGCCAGTTCGTTCTCGGCGATCGCGCGTTCACGCTCCACGGCGACGGCCCGGCGCTCGTACGTCGCCCGGTCCGACTCCTGCTGGATCTGTTCGCGCGCGGGGGTGCGCAGCGCCCGCTCCACCTCCGGTTCGGGACGGAGAGCGACCACGCGTACGGCGACTACGGTGATGCCGGTGGCGGGCAGCCGGGGCTCCGCGGCCAGACCGTCGGTGATCCGCTCGAGGACCGCCGCGACGCCGTCGACAAGGGCTGCCGCCAGCGGCGTACGCGCCAGGACGTCCAGCGCGTGCTGCTGCGCGGTCTCGGTGAGCAGGGTGGACAGCTGCTCCAGCGGGGCGCCACGCCAGACGCCGGTGTCCGGGTCGATCGAGAAGTCCAGCCGGGCGGCGGCGGTGGCCGGTTCGCTGATCCGGTAGGTCACCGTCGCCTGCACGGTGACGTCCTGGAAGTCGGAGGTGCGGGCGTGGAACGCCATGGCCAGTTCCCGGTCGTCGACCGGGATTTCGGAGAGCGCGGCGGTCAGCGCACGGAACCAGAAGCTCAGCCCCGGCCCGTCGTGTACGAGCCGCCCGCGCCGGAAGTGGCGCACATGGGCGGTGGGTGCGGTACGGAGATGGCGCCATCCCAGGCGCCTGATGATGTCGGCCATGAAAGCCTCCCTCTTTTTCGTCAGTCAGACGATATGAGGCAGGGGTCGTTATCGTCAAGACGACGAAATGGGACGGGTGTCCGGGACGGCTCGGGGGCGGCGCGCATCCGCGAACCGCCCCCGAGCCTCCCCCTCGTGCGAGACCGTCAGCTCACCGTCACAGCATCCGCGGCCTCGCTCAGCACCTGCCGGCCGTCCTGGCCGGTCAGCACCAAGCGGGGCAGGAAGGGGCCTTCCCGGTCGAACGTATGGGAGACGGTTGCCTCACCGGTCTCCTGCTGTGTGCCGTCACCGAAGTACCAGCGATAGCTGTATCCGGCCGGAGGCTCCTTCCCGTCGATGGTCGCGCTCAGACGGACCGGGCTCCCGGTGTGCCCGTTCCTCGGCGCGTCCAGCAGCGCGTGCGGGCCGCC
This portion of the Streptomyces sp. NBC_01750 genome encodes:
- a CDS encoding SPFH domain-containing protein translates to MADIIRRLGWRHLRTAPTAHVRHFRRGRLVHDGPGLSFWFRALTAALSEIPVDDRELAMAFHARTSDFQDVTVQATVTYRISEPATAAARLDFSIDPDTGVWRGAPLEQLSTLLTETAQQHALDVLARTPLAAALVDGVAAVLERITDGLAAEPRLPATGITVVAVRVVALRPEPEVERALRTPAREQIQQESDRATYERRAVAVERERAIAENELASRIELARREEQLVEQHGTNARREAEENAAADAVRAEAEAARTVRLAKAEAEAAREVGQARAQAQAAWLRVHGEVDAATLHALAATRAAENLPRIDSLTLSPDVLTGLLAKLGRADGEQR